TTAATTTCCCTACAAAATCCCGAACACAGCTTGCCGTAATTCTACCGGAAGAATTGCAAACACGATGCGCGGGAAAATCCTCATCATAATTTCTCAAAGCGTTTCCTACGTGTCTTGCGTGATTTGGATAGCCAATAGCTTTCGCAATGGCGCCATAACTCGTGACTCTGCCTTTTGGAATCAGCATGATGATTTCGAAAACCTGTTTATTAAATAGCTCGTTCACTTGATCAATTTAATGGTAATTTTGTACATTGAAAAATACAATTTAAAAAGCTATGAAAAAGAAATTCTTTGTAATACTTAATGAAATCAACAAAAAGGTTTTACCAAAACTGGGTGGGCAAGATCCTTTGAAAATGAATAAGTTTCAAAAGGGAATTTTGGCTTATCGGTATTAT
This DNA window, taken from Kaistella carnis, encodes the following:
- a CDS encoding MGMT family protein gives rise to the protein MLIPKGRVTSYGAIAKAIGYPNHARHVGNALRNYDEDFPAHRVCNSSGRITASCVRDFVGKLKLEGVEVKDGKIQNFKKVFWNPLEEL